A genome region from Solanum pennellii chromosome 12, SPENNV200 includes the following:
- the LOC107005195 gene encoding multiple organellar RNA editing factor 8, chloroplastic/mitochondrial isoform X2 gives MASRSLLNAFKRSCNSFSLSTTPSTYSFHRLRPLSAVAANLRNVSPAPTSFSRGFATRQTSSSLNDPNPNWSNRPPKETILLDGCDFEHWLVVMEKPEGDPTRDEIIDSYIKTLATIVGSEEEARMKIYSVSTRHYFAFGALVSEELSYKLKELPKVRWVLPDSYLDVRNKDYGGEPFINGQAVPYDPKYHEEWVRNNARANERNRRNDRPRNFDRSRNFERRREMQNQPSQNPGSNMAAGGPPNMRNAPPPPNMGGMQQPNMGGMHQQQGMGGPPPHAGGMHQQQGYGGPPPHAGGMQQPDMRGPPMQQQGYGGPPPHAGGMQQPDMRGPPRGGGMQQPNMPPNMGGVPPSNYGMPNNAPNFQYNGGGQNNGDTPYQTGPGPNQSYAPNTSDGNSYQNPNMPGRDMSNSNYR, from the exons ATGGCGTCTCGCTCTTTGCTCAATGCATTCAAACGCTCCTGCAACtcattttctctctctacaacTCCGAGCACTTACTCTTTCCACCGTCTCCGACCACTTTCTGCCGTTGCGGCCAACCTACGAAATGTCTCTCCGGCACCGACGTCGTTTTCTCGAGGTTTTGCCACTCGTCAAACGTCGTCGTCACTCAATGATCCGAATCCTAACTGGTCCAATCGACCTCCAAAGGAAACGATTTTGCTTGACGGCTGTGATTTTGAGCACTGGCTTGTTGTGATGGAGAAGCCTGAAGGTGATCCTACCAGAGATGAAATTATTGATAGCTACATCAAAACACTTGCTACGATTGTTGGAAG TGAGGAGGAAGCACGGATGAAGATTTATTCCGTCTCAACTAGACATTACTTTGCTTTTGGTGCCCTTGTATCTGAAGAGCTTTCTTATAAACTAAAAG AGCTGCCTAAGGTTCGTTGGGTGCTTCCTGATTCTTATCTCGATGTTAGAAATAAAGATTATGGAG GGGAACCTTTTATCAATGGACAGGCTGTACCATATGACCCGAAATACCATGAGGAATGGGTGAGAAACAATGCTCGTGCTAATGAGAGGAACAGGCGCAATGACCGACCTCGTAATTTTGATAGATCCAGAAACTttgagagaagaagagagatgCAGAATCAACCCAGTCAGAACCCTGGATCCAACATGGCAGCAGGGGGGCCTCCCAACATGAGGAATGCACCACCTCCTCCCAATATGGGCGGCATGCAGCAACCTAACATGGGCGGGATGCACCAGCAGCAAGGAATGGGAGGGCCACCACCTCATGCAGGCGGGATGCACCAGCAGCAAG GCTATGGAGGGCCACCACCTCATGCAGGCGGTATGCAGCAGCCGGACATGAGAGGGCCACCCATGCAGCAGCAAGGCTATGGAGGGCCACCACCTCATGCAGGCGGGATGCAGCAGCCGGACATGAGAGGGCCACCCCGTGGAGGTGGGATGCAGCAGCCGAATATGCCACCAAACATGGGTGGAGTGCCTCCCAGTAACTACGGAATGCCAAACAACGCACCTAATTTCCAATACAATGGCGGTGGACAGAACAATGGAGACACGCCTTATCAAACAGGTCCAGGGCCAAACCAGAGCTACGCTCCTAATACATCTGATGGGAACTCCTATCAGAATCCAAACATGCCTGGAAGAGATATGTCCAATTCTAATTACCGATGA
- the LOC107005195 gene encoding multiple organellar RNA editing factor 8, chloroplastic/mitochondrial isoform X1 has product MASRSLLNAFKRSCNSFSLSTTPSTYSFHRLRPLSAVAANLRNVSPAPTSFSRGFATRQTSSSLNDPNPNWSNRPPKETILLDGCDFEHWLVVMEKPEGDPTRDEIIDSYIKTLATIVGSEEEARMKIYSVSTRHYFAFGALVSEELSYKLKELPKVRWVLPDSYLDVRNKDYGGEPFINGQAVPYDPKYHEEWVRNNARANERNRRNDRPRNFDRSRNFERRREMQNQPSQNPGSNMAAGGPPNMRNAPPPPNMGGMQQPNMGGMHQQQGMGGPPPHAGGMHQQQGYGGPPPHAGGMQQPDMRGPPMQQQGYGGPPPHAGGMQQPDMRGPPMQQQGYGGPPPHAGGMQQPDMRGPPRGGGMQQPNMPPNMGGVPPSNYGMPNNAPNFQYNGGGQNNGDTPYQTGPGPNQSYAPNTSDGNSYQNPNMPGRDMSNSNYR; this is encoded by the exons ATGGCGTCTCGCTCTTTGCTCAATGCATTCAAACGCTCCTGCAACtcattttctctctctacaacTCCGAGCACTTACTCTTTCCACCGTCTCCGACCACTTTCTGCCGTTGCGGCCAACCTACGAAATGTCTCTCCGGCACCGACGTCGTTTTCTCGAGGTTTTGCCACTCGTCAAACGTCGTCGTCACTCAATGATCCGAATCCTAACTGGTCCAATCGACCTCCAAAGGAAACGATTTTGCTTGACGGCTGTGATTTTGAGCACTGGCTTGTTGTGATGGAGAAGCCTGAAGGTGATCCTACCAGAGATGAAATTATTGATAGCTACATCAAAACACTTGCTACGATTGTTGGAAG TGAGGAGGAAGCACGGATGAAGATTTATTCCGTCTCAACTAGACATTACTTTGCTTTTGGTGCCCTTGTATCTGAAGAGCTTTCTTATAAACTAAAAG AGCTGCCTAAGGTTCGTTGGGTGCTTCCTGATTCTTATCTCGATGTTAGAAATAAAGATTATGGAG GGGAACCTTTTATCAATGGACAGGCTGTACCATATGACCCGAAATACCATGAGGAATGGGTGAGAAACAATGCTCGTGCTAATGAGAGGAACAGGCGCAATGACCGACCTCGTAATTTTGATAGATCCAGAAACTttgagagaagaagagagatgCAGAATCAACCCAGTCAGAACCCTGGATCCAACATGGCAGCAGGGGGGCCTCCCAACATGAGGAATGCACCACCTCCTCCCAATATGGGCGGCATGCAGCAACCTAACATGGGCGGGATGCACCAGCAGCAAGGAATGGGAGGGCCACCACCTCATGCAGGCGGGATGCACCAGCAGCAAGGCTATGGAGGGCCACCACCTCATGCAGGCGGTATGCAGCAGCCGGACATGAGAGGACCACCCATGCAGCAGCAAGGCTATGGAGGGCCACCACCTCATGCAGGCGGTATGCAGCAGCCGGACATGAGAGGGCCACCCATGCAGCAGCAAGGCTATGGAGGGCCACCACCTCATGCAGGCGGGATGCAGCAGCCGGACATGAGAGGGCCACCCCGTGGAGGTGGGATGCAGCAGCCGAATATGCCACCAAACATGGGTGGAGTGCCTCCCAGTAACTACGGAATGCCAAACAACGCACCTAATTTCCAATACAATGGCGGTGGACAGAACAATGGAGACACGCCTTATCAAACAGGTCCAGGGCCAAACCAGAGCTACGCTCCTAATACATCTGATGGGAACTCCTATCAGAATCCAAACATGCCTGGAAGAGATATGTCCAATTCTAATTACCGATGA
- the LOC107005890 gene encoding anther-specific protein LAT52-like, with product MAKAILVLSALCSILAFANFAQCQEAFKVEGTVYCDTCRVQFQTRISEYIEGAKVKLTCRDMETEKVTYTAEALTDKNGKYTIEASGDHEKELCDVGVVQSPREDCKDPAIGFENSRVVCSNNVGMHNPTRYANPLFFMKKETLPDCKDVLDELGLFPLEF from the exons atggcaaAGGCTATTTTGGTCCTTTCTGCACTCTGCAGCATATTGGCCTTTGCCAACTTTGCTCAATGCCAAGAAGCCTTCAAAGTTGAAGGCACTGTCTATTGTGACACTTGCCGTGTGCAATTTCAGACCAGAATCAGTGAATACATTGAAG GAGCAAAAGTGAAGTTGACATGCAGAGACATGGAGACAGAAAAGGTGACATATACAGCAGAAGCATTGACAGACAAGAATGGAAAATACACAATAGAAGCATCAGGTGACCATGAGAAAGAACTTTGTGATGTAGGTGTTGTCCAAAGCCCAAGAGAGGATTGCAAGGACCCTGCAATTGGTTTTGAGAACTCAAGAGTTGTGTGCAGTAACAATGTTGGTATGCATAATCCAACTCGCTACGCGAATCCACTATTCTTCATGAAGAAAGAGACTCTGCCTGATTGCAAGGATGTTCTTGATGAGCTTGGTTTATTCCCACTTGAGTTTTAA
- the LOC107007110 gene encoding phosphoenolpyruvate carboxylase, producing MATKNLEKLASIDAQLRQLVPAKVSEDDKLVEYDALLLDRFLDILQDLHGEDLKGTVQDCYELSAEYEAKHDPKKLEELGNMLTSLDPGDSIVIAKAFSHMLNLANLAEEVQIAYRRRQKLKKKGDFGDESNATTESDIEETFKKLVGDLEKSPQEVFDAIKNQTVDLVLTAHPTQSVRRSLLQKHGRIRDCLAQLYAKDITPDDKQELDEALQREIQAAFRTDEIRRTPPTPQDEMRAGMSYFHETIWKGVPKFLRRVDTALKNIGIDERVPYNAPLIQFSSWMGGDRDGNPRVTPEVTRDVCLLARMMAANLYYSQIEDLMFELSMWRCNEELRMRADELQRSSRRDEKHYIEFWKQVPPNEPYRVILGDVRDKLYQTRERARQLLGHGYSEIPEEATYTNIEQFLEPLELCYRSLCACGDLSIADGSLLDFLRQVSTFGLSLVRLDIRQESDRHTDVLDAITQHLEIGSYREWSEERRQEWLLSELSGKRPLFGRDLPKTEEIADVLDTFHVIAELPADCFGAYIISMATAPSDVLAVELLQRECRVRQPLRVVPLFEKLADLDAAPAAVARLFSIEWYRNRINGKQEVMIGYSDSGKDAGRLSAAWQLYKAQEELIQVAKEFDVKLTMFHGRGGTVGRGGGPAHLAILSQPPETIHGSLRVTVQGEVIEHSFGEEHLCFRTLQRYTAATLEHGMHPPVSPKPEWRALMDEIAVVATEKYRSIVFKEPRFVEYFRLATPELEYGRMNIGSRPSKRKPSGGIESLRAIPWIFAWTQTRFHLPVWLGFGAAFKYAIEKDIKNLRMLQEMYNAWPFFRVTIDLVEMVFAKGDPGIAALFDKLLVSEDLLSFGELLRSNYEETKSLLLQIAGHKDLLEGDPYLKQRLRLRDSYITTLNVCQAYTLKRIRDPDYSVTPRPHISKEYMEAKPATELVNLNPTSEYAPGLEDTLILTMKGIAAGMQNTG from the exons ATGGCTACTAAGAATTTGGAGAAACTTGCTTCAATTGATGCACAGTTGAGGCAACTGGTGCCTGCTAAAGTTTCTGAAGATGATAAACTTGTTGAGTATGATGCTTTGCTTTTGGATAGGTTTCTTGATATTCTTCAAGATTTGCATGGAGAGGATCTCAAAGGAACA GTCCAAGATTGTTATGAGCTTTCTGCCGAGTATGAAGCCAAGCATGATCCGAAGAAGCTGGAGGAACTTGGCAATATGTTGACAAGTTTGGATCCAGGGGATTCAATTGTTATTGCTAAAGCTTTCTCTCACATGCTTAACTTGGCCAATTTGGCTGAGGAGGTTCAGATTGCCTACCGTAGGCgtcaaaaattgaagaaaaagggAGATTTTGGGGATGAGAGCAATGCAACAACTGAGTCAGATATTGAAGAAACTTTCAAGAAACTGGTGGGGGACTTGGAGAAGTCCCCTCAAGAAGTttttgatgctatcaagaaTCAGACTGTGGATTTGGTCCTAACAGCTCATCCTACTCAATCTGTACGAAGATCATTACTTCAAAAGCATGGAAG GATCCGTGACTGCTTGGCTCAGTTGTATGCTAAAGACATTACACCCGATGATAAACAAGAACTTGATGAGGCTTTACAGAGGGAG ATCCAAGCTGCGTTCCGAACTGATGAGATCCGAAGAACTCCTCCTACTCCACAAGATGAAATGAGAGCTGGAATGAGCTATTTCCATGAAACAATTTGGAAGGGTGTGCCAAAGTTTCTGCGTCGTGTTGATACAGCTCTTAAAAACATAGGGATTGATGAACGAGTTCCTTATAATGCTCCTCTTATTCAATTCTCCTCTTGGATGGGCGGTGATCGTGATG GTAATCCAAGAGTGACTCCCGAGGTCACAAGAGATGTTTGCTTATTGGCAAGAATGATGGCAGCTAACTTGTACTATTCGCAAATAGAGGACCTCATGTTTGAG TTATCTATGTGGCGCTGCAATGAAGAGCTTCGTATGCGAGCAGATGAACTCCAAAGGTCTTCAAGGAGAGATGAAAAACACTACATAG AATTTTGGAAGCAAGTTCCTCCAAATGAACCCTATCGTGTAATTCTTGGTGATGTGAGAGATAAGTTGTATCAGACACGCGAGCGTGCTCGCCAACTGTTAGGCCATGGATACTCTGAAATTCCAGAGGAAGCAACTTATACTAATATTGAGCAG TTCTTGGAGCCTCTTGAGCTCTGCTACAGATCTCTTTGTGCTTGTGGTGATCTCTCCATAGCGGATGGTAGCCTTCTGGATTTCCTTAGACAAGTTTCTACGTTTGGACTTTCACTAGTGAGACTTGACATAAGACAAGAGTCGGACCGCCATACTGATGTGCTTGATGCTATTACGCAGCATTTGGAAATTGGTTCATATCGAGAATGGTCTGAAGAACGTAGACAAGAGTGGCTTCTGTCTGAACTCAGTGGCAAGAGACCTTTATTTGGACGGGATCTTCCAAAAACTGAAGAAATTGCTGATGTTTTGGATACGTTCCATGTCATAGCCGAACTCCCAGCAGACTGCTTTGGGGCATACATCATCTCAATGGCCACTGCACCATCTGATGTGCTTGCAGTTGAGCTTCTACAGCGTGAATGCCGAGTTAGGCAACCTTTACGAGTTGTTCCACTTTTTGAGAAGTTGGCTGATCTGGATGCTGCTCCTGCAGCCGTTGCACGTCTTTTCTCAATTGAGTGGTACAGAAACCGGATTAATGGCAAGCAAGAAGTGATGATTGGATACTCCGACTCTGGCAAGGATGCAGGTCGGCTATCAGCAGCCTGGCAGTTATATAAGGCTCAAGAGGAGCTTATACAAGTCGCCAAGGAGTTCGACGTGAAGCTAACCATGTTCCATGGTAGAGGTGGTACAGTGGGAAGAGGAGGTGGCCCCGCCCATCTTGCCATATTGTCTCAACCACCCGAAACAATTCACGGATCTCTCCGCGTTACAGTTCAGGGTGAGGTTATTGAGCACTCTTTTGGGGAAGAACACTTGTGTTTTAGGACACTCCAACGTTATACTGCTGCTACACTTGAACATGGGATGCATCCACCAGTATCTCCAAAACCAGAATGGCGTGCACTTATGGATGAAATTGCAGTTGTTGCTACAGAAAAGTATCGATCAATAGTTTTTAAGGAACCCCGATTTGTCGAGTATTTCCGCTTG GCCACACCCGAGTTAGAGTATGGTCGAATGAACATTGGCAGCCGTCCATCAAAGCGTAAACCCAGCGGAGGCATAGAATCACTTAGAGCTATTCCTTGGATCTTTGCTTGGACTCAAACTAGATTCCATCTTCCAGTCTGGCTCGGCTTTGGAGCAGCATTTAAGTATGCCATCGAAAAGGATATCAAGAACCTCCGCATGCTGCAGGAAATGTACAATGCATGGCCATTCTTTAGGGTAACTATTGATTTGGTTGAGATGGTGTTCGCCAAAGGAGACCCAGGCATTGCTGCATTGTTCGACAAGCTTCTGGTATCTGAAGATTTGTTGTCTTTCGGTGAACTTTTGAGGTCAAACTACGAGGAGACAAAGAGCCTCCTCCTGCAG atTGCTGGACACAAGGATCTTCTGGAGGGTGATCCGTACTTAAAACAACGACTCAGGCTGCGTGACTCCTACATCACAACATTGAACGTGTGTCAAGCGTACACCCTAAAGCGTATTCGTGACCCAGACTACAGTGTCACACCAAGGCCTCACATTTCCAAGGAATACATGGAAGCAAAACCAGCTACAGAACTTGTGAACCTGAACCCGACTAGCGAATATGCACCTGGCTTGGAGGACACACTCATCTTGACCATGAAAGGTATTGCTGCTGGAATGCAGAATACTGGTTAA